The following are encoded in a window of Corythoichthys intestinalis isolate RoL2023-P3 chromosome 8, ASM3026506v1, whole genome shotgun sequence genomic DNA:
- the lias gene encoding lipoyl synthase, mitochondrial encodes MALLKQSCCVAGRFTANRLWSGAPSISHVYTSGVSSAAKSSPRPTDRNEKTLSDDDGPTLQDFISGELSERSNWAEYRGNLKRQKGERLRLPPWLKTEIPIGRNYNRLKNSLRDLNLHTVCEEARCPNIGECWGGGEYSTATATIMLMGDTCTRGCRFCSVKTARLPPPLDPEEPYNTAKAIVAWGLDYVVLTSVDRDDIADGGAEHFAKTVSHLKERNPQILVECLTPDFRGDLAAVEKIALSGLDVYAHNVETVRELQRHVRDPRANFDQSLSVLKHAKEAKPTLLTKTSIMLGLGETDQQIQNTLNELREAGVDCLTLGQYMQPTKRHLKVEEYVTPEKFAYWEKVGNDMGFVYTASGPLVRSSYKAGEFFLKNLLKKKKAEAVIEE; translated from the exons ATGGCGTTACTCAAGCAAAGCTGCTGTGTAGCTGGCCGTTTCACAGCAAACCGCCTCTGGTCGGGAGCGCCAAGTATTTCCCAT GTCTACACGAGCGGCGTTTCATCTGCGGCGAAGTCTTCTCCCAGACCGACTGACAGGAATGAAAAGACACTGAGTGATGATGATGGTCCAACACTGCAAGACTTCATTTCAGGAGAACTTTCCGAGAGAAGCAACTGGGCAGAGTATAGAGGCAACTTGAAGAGGCAGAAGGGGGAGAG GCTTCGGCTGCCCCCTTGGCTGAAGACTGAAATCCCTATTGGTAGAAACTACAACAGGCTGAAGAACTCTCTTAGAGACCTCAACCTTCATACT GTATGTGAGGAAGCCAGGTGTCCTAACATTGGGGAATGCTGGGGAGGAGGAGAGTATTCTACAGCCACAGCCACCATCATG CTTATGGGAGACACATGCACCCGTGGATGCCGCTTTTGTTCTGTCAAGACTGCTCGTCTGCCACCGCCTCTGGACCCTGAAGAGCCCTACAACACTGCAAAGGCCATTGTTGCATGGGGCTTGGACTATGTGGTGCTCACTTCTGTGGACAGAGATG ATATTGCCGATGGAGGGGCGGAGCATTTCGCCAAGACTGTTTCTCACCTGAAGGAAAG GAATCCTCAGATCCTGGTTGAATGTCTGACACCTGATTTCCGGGGTGACCTTGCAGCAGTTGAGAAGATCGCCCTGTCAGGTCTGGATGTATACGCGCACAACGTGGAGACGGTCCGTGAGCTGCAGAG GCATGTCCGAGACCCTAGAGCCAACTTTGACCAATCCCTGAGTGTTCTGAAACACGCCAAAGAGGCCAAACCTACTTTACTTACCAAGACGTCTATAATGCTGGGATTGGGAGAGACTGACcaacaaatacaaaatacacTTAACG aGCTACGTGAAGCTGGAGTGGATTGCCTGACACTGGGACAGTACATGCAACCCACCAAACGCCACTTAAAG GTGGAAGAATATGTAACTCCAGAGAAGTTTGCATATTGGGAGAAAGTCGGCAATGACATGGGGTTTGTCTACACTGCCAGTGGGCCACTGGTTCGATCCTCCTACAAAGCAG GAGAGTTCTTCCTGAAGAATTTGCTTAAGAAGAAAAAAGCAGAAGCTGTCATAGAAGAATGA